The Pedobacter roseus genome contains a region encoding:
- a CDS encoding hybrid sensor histidine kinase/response regulator transcription factor — protein MMRLIRAFCFIVQFWLLFSSVNAQVVNQTSIPEHYVLKTYGINDGLPSKSTTVALKDKRGFVWVGTENGLCKFDGYSFKIYVNILGDSTSLTNNYINAVVEDSKGIFWVGTMNGLNRFDPVTEKFERFYHRENDKTSLSNNKVWSILIDKKNKLWVGTDDGFNLFNKNSKTFKVYQPDPKNQYAIKGKSVNAIAEDKYGNLWLGNWSKGLNKFDQKTHRFTNYTQKEIANEKNPNDIWTLCIDNDGMIWIGCYWKGDLFRFDPKNESFTTYPGKGTGNASIFSVLNLGAAKLLVGGSAGIFWVNTKLNKWEKIDDLEFFANGSFYRDKTGMIWLCGKNGLTKIDFNQYKFNFVSLSLGQSEIKSIISNGKGFWVGTNKGLFKYNPDNRSVIKLQHTSNANSLSSSDIINLSTDLNGRLWVMGENGFDRYDEKENKFVHHHHRSALGSFFNEDVFRDLIEVNDGEYYLATDAGLKIYNDKTKSYTHYFNDPKNLASLSNNHLYCLLKDAEGNIWIGTYGSGLSRFDPKTKKFNNYLINNSRKGSISNNIVNSIYLDSHQNVWVCTRDGLNKYVAKTNTFEIYSKQNGFASNVFTDMVEDNNGKLWVTTEQGISLFDPITKAVRNYDEKDGVYANAAICKNEKGEIYLAGNKGIVYFNPQQLKYNKEAPAVYFSDFSVFNKLILPGENSPLKQPLYMTKTISLPYDQSVLSFGFVALNYTLSEKNQYAYFLEGFDKKWNYSGSEHKVTYTNLNPGKYTLKVRASNNDGIWNIQGNSLQIIITPPWYSTWWAFCLYGLAFFGVVYAYLKYREHQSNLKFQIKLAHVESEKEKELSEKKLSFFTNVSHEFRTPLTLIINPVKELLYKNDNNVDTTDLNIVYRNAKRLLSLVDQLLLFRKADTYGEKLKVAPVNLVSLCKEVFLCFVHQARSKNVTLEFSCTDEVIAFYADREKIEIVFFNLLSNAIKFTPEGGTVKMIVDNSKENVIISIEDSGCGITDLAGEKLYEKFYQDPGNKSAKGGFGIGLYLAKNFIEMHGGTINYSSIENKGTTFNIALLRGTSHFKDAIILEEALVDTDSSLFKELIEDEITANKIVEAAEEQVVDNQLALELKTLLIIDDNIEIREYLKQVFRMDYHLYEASNGETGYEMVKELLPDIVICDVMMDGITGIELCSKIKEDVSVSHIPIILLTAISAPEVKLKGIEGGADDYISKPFDKDFLKARVASILKSKNALQKYFYNEITLNTNNTKISAEYKEFLDNCIRIVEENLIDPDFNIDTLATALGISRSNLYRKIKSISGQSANGFIRFIRLRKAAEIFINTDKTIQETSYMVAINDPKYFREQFYKLFNMNPSQYIKKFRKPFSNNIQLNATIKKGK, from the coding sequence AAAGTACAACAGTTGCTTTAAAAGATAAGAGAGGTTTCGTGTGGGTGGGTACAGAAAATGGCCTCTGTAAATTTGATGGCTACTCTTTTAAAATTTATGTAAATATTTTAGGGGATAGCACTTCATTAACCAATAATTATATCAATGCTGTAGTAGAAGACAGCAAGGGGATTTTTTGGGTAGGTACGATGAATGGTTTAAACAGGTTTGATCCGGTTACCGAAAAATTTGAACGTTTTTACCATAGAGAGAACGACAAAACCTCACTCAGTAATAATAAAGTATGGTCTATACTTATCGATAAAAAAAATAAACTATGGGTAGGTACCGATGATGGATTTAACCTTTTTAACAAAAACTCAAAAACTTTTAAGGTTTATCAGCCCGATCCTAAAAATCAATATGCTATTAAGGGGAAATCGGTTAATGCCATTGCAGAAGATAAATATGGCAATTTATGGTTAGGCAATTGGAGCAAGGGCTTAAATAAATTCGACCAAAAAACACATCGGTTTACGAATTACACACAAAAAGAGATCGCAAATGAAAAAAATCCAAACGATATCTGGACACTCTGTATAGATAATGACGGTATGATATGGATTGGATGTTATTGGAAAGGCGACCTGTTTCGTTTTGATCCAAAAAATGAATCCTTTACCACCTATCCCGGTAAAGGAACAGGTAATGCTTCAATATTTAGTGTTTTAAATTTAGGTGCAGCAAAATTACTGGTAGGTGGAAGCGCAGGTATATTCTGGGTAAATACCAAGCTAAATAAATGGGAGAAAATAGATGACCTCGAGTTTTTTGCCAATGGGAGTTTTTACCGTGATAAAACAGGTATGATATGGCTTTGTGGTAAAAATGGCCTCACCAAAATCGATTTTAATCAGTATAAATTTAATTTTGTTTCACTTTCACTGGGGCAGTCAGAAATCAAATCCATTATAAGTAATGGCAAGGGTTTTTGGGTAGGTACAAATAAAGGTTTGTTTAAATATAATCCCGATAATCGTTCAGTAATTAAACTGCAGCATACCAGTAATGCTAATAGTTTATCCAGTTCTGACATTATTAACCTATCTACCGATTTAAATGGCAGGCTCTGGGTAATGGGCGAAAATGGTTTCGACCGTTACGACGAGAAAGAGAATAAATTTGTTCACCATCACCACCGTTCGGCACTTGGTAGTTTTTTTAATGAAGATGTTTTTAGAGATCTTATCGAGGTAAATGATGGCGAATATTATTTGGCCACTGATGCCGGCCTAAAAATCTATAACGATAAAACCAAAAGTTATACCCATTATTTTAATGATCCTAAAAACCTGGCCTCGCTGAGTAATAATCATTTGTACTGCCTTTTAAAAGATGCGGAGGGAAATATCTGGATAGGTACTTATGGAAGCGGCCTTAGCCGGTTTGATCCTAAAACCAAAAAATTTAATAACTACCTGATCAATAACTCCAGGAAAGGCAGTATCAGTAATAACATTGTAAACAGTATTTATCTGGATTCTCATCAAAATGTTTGGGTTTGTACCCGAGATGGTTTAAATAAATATGTAGCCAAAACGAACACTTTCGAAATATATTCAAAACAGAACGGTTTTGCAAGCAATGTTTTTACCGATATGGTAGAAGATAATAATGGCAAGTTATGGGTAACCACTGAGCAGGGTATTTCACTTTTTGATCCGATAACCAAAGCCGTTCGAAATTACGATGAAAAGGATGGTGTTTATGCAAATGCTGCCATCTGTAAAAATGAAAAAGGAGAAATTTACCTTGCAGGCAATAAAGGCATCGTTTATTTTAATCCGCAACAGCTTAAGTACAATAAAGAAGCTCCTGCGGTTTACTTTTCTGATTTTTCGGTTTTTAATAAACTGATCCTCCCTGGAGAAAATTCTCCATTAAAGCAGCCGCTTTATATGACGAAGACCATCAGCTTACCTTACGATCAAAGTGTGCTTTCTTTTGGTTTTGTAGCCCTAAACTATACACTTTCAGAAAAAAACCAGTATGCTTATTTTCTCGAAGGTTTTGATAAAAAATGGAATTACAGTGGCAGCGAGCATAAGGTTACCTATACCAATTTAAATCCGGGTAAATACACCCTAAAAGTAAGGGCATCAAACAATGATGGGATCTGGAATATACAGGGCAATTCGCTCCAGATTATTATTACACCTCCCTGGTACAGTACCTGGTGGGCTTTTTGTCTTTATGGCCTGGCTTTCTTTGGCGTAGTGTATGCCTATCTTAAATATCGTGAGCATCAATCTAACTTAAAATTTCAGATTAAACTGGCCCATGTAGAAAGTGAGAAAGAAAAAGAGCTTAGCGAGAAAAAACTATCTTTTTTTACCAACGTATCACACGAGTTTCGTACGCCGCTTACCTTAATTATCAATCCGGTAAAAGAACTTTTATATAAAAACGATAATAATGTTGACACTACTGATTTAAATATTGTTTACCGTAATGCCAAGCGGCTTTTAAGCCTGGTAGATCAACTGTTGTTGTTTAGAAAAGCAGATACTTATGGCGAAAAGTTAAAAGTTGCACCAGTAAATCTGGTTAGCTTGTGCAAAGAGGTATTCCTTTGTTTTGTACACCAGGCCCGGTCAAAAAATGTAACCCTCGAATTTAGCTGTACCGATGAAGTGATTGCTTTTTATGCTGATAGGGAAAAAATTGAAATCGTGTTTTTTAACCTGCTTTCTAATGCGATAAAATTTACGCCAGAAGGTGGTACAGTGAAGATGATTGTAGATAACAGCAAAGAAAATGTGATCATCAGTATTGAAGATTCGGGTTGTGGTATCACAGATTTAGCGGGAGAAAAATTGTACGAAAAATTTTATCAGGATCCTGGGAACAAATCAGCTAAAGGTGGTTTTGGTATTGGTTTATACCTCGCTAAAAATTTTATTGAAATGCACGGAGGAACCATAAACTACTCCAGTATAGAAAATAAGGGCACAACCTTTAATATTGCTTTACTAAGGGGGACAAGTCATTTTAAGGACGCCATAATATTGGAGGAAGCATTGGTAGATACAGATTCATCCTTATTTAAAGAATTGATAGAAGATGAAATAACGGCAAACAAAATTGTAGAAGCTGCAGAAGAACAGGTAGTAGATAACCAGCTTGCTCTCGAATTAAAAACGTTGCTCATTATTGATGATAACATCGAAATCAGAGAATACCTGAAACAGGTTTTTAGAATGGATTACCATCTTTATGAAGCCAGTAATGGAGAAACCGGGTATGAAATGGTAAAAGAGCTGCTGCCTGATATTGTGATCTGTGATGTAATGATGGACGGCATAACGGGTATAGAGCTATGCAGTAAGATTAAGGAAGATGTTTCCGTGTCTCATATTCCTATTATTCTGCTTACAGCTATTTCAGCACCGGAGGTTAAACTTAAAGGAATAGAAGGTGGGGCCGACGATTACATTAGTAAACCTTTTGATAAGGATTTTTTAAAAGCAAGGGTGGCCAGTATATTAAAGAGTAAAAATGCCCTGCAAAAGTACTTCTATAACGAAATTACACTCAATACCAACAACACCAAAATCTCTGCCGAGTACAAAGAGTTTTTAGATAACTGTATCCGCATTGTAGAGGAAAACCTTATCGATCCTGATTTTAATATCGATACTCTGGCAACCGCCTTAGGTATATCGAGATCTAATTTGTACCGTAAAATAAAATCCATTTCAGGTCAGTCTGCTAATGGCTTTATCCGTTTCATCAGGTTAAGAAAAGCGGCCGAAATTTTCATCAATACCGATAAAACCATTCAGGAAACTTCTTACATGGTAGCCATTAACGATCCTAAATATTTTAGAGAGCAGTTTTATAAACTGTTTAACATGAATCCATCACAATACATTAAAAAATTCAGGAAGCCATTTTCCAATAATATCCAGTTAAATGCGACCATTAAAAAAGGTAAATAA
- a CDS encoding SusC/RagA family TonB-linked outer membrane protein has product MSKKKNLKEFSPLKFFKIKALAFLFILSISLPVAASSFSAGVEKTNPAREIVITGTVTNETGATFPGVAVKIKGTEKAVQTDAKGKFSISVAATTDVLVFSFVGYTNQEQTVGDRTTINVQLGADTKTLNELVVVGYGTQKKATLTGSISQVKGADLVKSPQPNLSNSLAGRFSGVVINNRSGEPGFDGSNITIRGLATTGSNSVLIVVDGIPGQIGGLERLDPNDIESVSVLKDASAAIYGNRAANGVILVTTKKGKTGKPTINYSFNQGFSSPTRLPKMADAATYAQIMNEISFDSNPSGGLNQSYSADQIEKFRNGSDPLLYPNTDWIDQTLEKTALQSQHSLSINGGGQDVKYYMSLGTVSQDGLYKNGVTKYNQYNFRTNIDANVSKYLKVGLSVSGRQENRLFPQVGAGDVFRSIYRAKPIVSAYYPNGLPTTGIENANPAVQVTDIGGTNKSPTQVLNGILRATFIIPGVEGLSVDGFFSADKSNVFTKSFSKPYLLYQYDPTSNTYNSVITGGNNQKATLTESHRNESLLTSNIKLNYARRFNLHDINAFVGYEQSENHLEYFDAQRFNFLSTSLPELSQGGTAATDFLNSGYSTNYNRRSIISRLAYSYDDKYLFEGQLRVDGSSIFPQGKQYGYFPSVSAGWVISKEKWFSESIKFVDNLKIRASYGALGNDNVNGFQYFDNYVLVGNGFVAQSPGATSSTIQPGVNLVKLANPNITWEVAKKLDIGFNAVLFKNFSIEAIYFQQKRSDILTTRNASLPGSSGIVNPFGSDPLVPSENIGKVNNAGFEATLGYNHNGENFKWNASGNITYAKSKVIFIDEASGTLDYQRQTGRPLNANLLYNSIGIFRTQQELDAYPHVSGAKIGDLKYLDYNGDGKITADDQTRTPYSNIPQITYGFTLGASYKNFDVSMVLAGQTQVSQYVLPESGSVGNFYSSWADNRFSAANPNGTYPRVTDRASNAISGGQFNNTFWLNDASFLRLKNVEIAYNIKASFLDRINISGLRFYASAFNLFTISKVKDYDPEGTSGSGQFYPQQRIINLGANIKF; this is encoded by the coding sequence ATGAGCAAGAAAAAAAATCTGAAGGAATTTTCGCCTTTAAAATTCTTTAAAATTAAAGCCCTGGCTTTTCTATTTATCCTATCCATTAGTTTACCTGTAGCCGCTTCTTCCTTTTCTGCAGGGGTAGAAAAAACGAACCCGGCGCGCGAAATTGTAATCACAGGTACGGTAACAAACGAAACTGGTGCTACATTTCCAGGTGTAGCAGTTAAGATCAAGGGAACCGAAAAAGCTGTGCAAACCGATGCTAAAGGTAAATTTAGCATCAGCGTTGCAGCCACAACAGACGTACTTGTTTTTTCTTTTGTAGGCTACACCAATCAGGAGCAAACGGTTGGTGATAGAACAACCATTAATGTTCAGCTTGGCGCTGATACCAAAACACTAAACGAACTGGTAGTGGTGGGTTATGGAACACAGAAGAAAGCAACGCTTACCGGATCAATATCGCAGGTAAAAGGCGCCGACCTGGTAAAGAGTCCGCAACCCAATTTATCCAATTCATTAGCGGGCCGGTTTTCTGGTGTCGTAATTAACAACAGAAGTGGTGAACCAGGTTTTGATGGTTCGAACATTACTATCAGGGGTTTGGCTACAACCGGGAGCAACAGCGTGTTAATTGTTGTAGATGGAATTCCCGGACAAATTGGTGGATTAGAACGTCTAGATCCCAATGATATTGAGAGTGTGTCTGTACTAAAAGATGCTTCTGCTGCTATTTATGGTAACAGAGCAGCCAACGGGGTAATTTTAGTCACTACAAAAAAGGGTAAAACGGGTAAACCAACCATCAATTATAGTTTTAACCAGGGTTTCAGCTCACCAACAAGATTGCCTAAAATGGCAGATGCCGCAACTTATGCGCAGATTATGAACGAAATCAGTTTCGATTCAAATCCTTCAGGTGGACTTAATCAGTCGTACTCGGCAGATCAGATCGAAAAATTCCGTAATGGTTCCGATCCGTTGTTATATCCTAACACCGATTGGATTGACCAAACCTTAGAAAAAACAGCTTTACAAAGCCAACACAGCCTTTCCATTAATGGTGGCGGACAAGATGTAAAGTATTACATGTCGTTAGGAACTGTTTCTCAAGATGGTTTGTATAAAAATGGAGTAACCAAATACAATCAGTACAATTTTCGTACGAATATAGATGCCAATGTTTCTAAGTACCTTAAAGTTGGTTTATCGGTATCAGGCAGGCAAGAAAACAGATTGTTCCCTCAGGTAGGAGCTGGTGACGTTTTTAGATCTATTTATAGGGCAAAACCAATTGTATCTGCATATTATCCAAATGGTTTACCAACAACTGGTATAGAAAATGCAAATCCTGCGGTGCAGGTTACCGATATAGGCGGAACGAATAAATCACCAACACAGGTTTTAAACGGTATTTTAAGAGCTACTTTTATTATTCCAGGGGTTGAAGGCCTTTCAGTTGATGGTTTCTTTTCTGCTGATAAATCCAATGTGTTTACCAAAAGTTTCAGCAAACCATATCTGTTATATCAATACGATCCTACATCTAATACCTATAATAGCGTAATTACCGGGGGTAACAACCAAAAAGCTACGTTGACCGAAAGTCACAGAAATGAATCGTTGCTTACTTCAAATATCAAACTAAATTATGCCCGTCGTTTTAACCTGCACGACATTAATGCTTTTGTGGGTTATGAGCAGAGCGAGAATCATTTAGAATATTTCGATGCACAACGTTTTAACTTCCTTTCTACATCCTTGCCTGAGCTTTCTCAGGGAGGTACTGCTGCTACCGACTTTTTAAACTCAGGCTACAGCACAAACTATAACCGCCGAAGCATTATTAGTCGCCTGGCCTATAGCTATGATGATAAATACCTTTTTGAAGGCCAGTTGCGTGTAGATGGATCATCAATTTTCCCCCAGGGCAAACAATATGGTTATTTCCCTTCTGTTTCTGCAGGATGGGTAATCTCAAAAGAAAAATGGTTTAGCGAAAGCATTAAGTTTGTTGATAATTTAAAAATCCGTGCTTCATACGGAGCGCTGGGTAACGATAATGTAAATGGTTTCCAGTATTTTGATAATTATGTGTTGGTTGGGAATGGGTTTGTAGCCCAAAGCCCGGGTGCAACCTCATCAACCATACAGCCGGGGGTGAACTTAGTTAAACTTGCAAACCCGAACATTACCTGGGAGGTAGCAAAAAAACTTGATATTGGTTTCAATGCCGTGTTATTCAAAAACTTCAGTATCGAAGCGATTTATTTTCAGCAGAAACGTTCTGATATCCTAACCACGCGTAATGCATCATTACCTGGTTCTTCAGGAATTGTAAACCCTTTTGGTTCCGATCCGCTGGTACCTTCAGAAAATATTGGTAAGGTTAATAACGCTGGTTTTGAAGCTACCTTAGGGTATAACCACAATGGCGAAAACTTTAAGTGGAATGCATCAGGTAACATTACTTACGCAAAAAGCAAAGTAATTTTTATTGATGAGGCCAGCGGTACGTTAGATTATCAGCGCCAAACCGGAAGACCATTAAATGCCAATCTGCTTTACAATAGCATTGGTATATTCAGAACTCAGCAAGAGTTGGATGCTTACCCACACGTAAGTGGCGCTAAAATAGGCGATCTTAAGTACCTCGATTATAATGGCGATGGCAAAATAACAGCGGATGACCAAACCAGAACACCATATAGCAATATTCCTCAGATTACCTATGGTTTTACACTTGGCGCATCTTATAAAAACTTTGATGTATCGATGGTATTGGCAGGGCAAACGCAGGTTAGTCAATACGTTTTGCCAGAATCGGGTAGTGTAGGTAATTTTTATAGCAGCTGGGCCGATAACAGGTTTAGTGCGGCAAATCCGAACGGAACTTATCCAAGGGTAACCGACCGGGCATCGAATGCGATTAGCGGTGGGCAGTTTAACAATACTTTCTGGTTAAATGATGCCTCGTTCTTAAGGCTTAAAAATGTAGAAATTGCCTATAACATTAAAGCCAGTTTCTTAGATCGTATCAATATATCGGGATTAAGGTTTTATGCGAGTGCATTTAACTTGTTTACCATTTCTAAAGTAAAAGATTACGATCCTGAAGGAACCAGTGGCAGCGGACAATTTTATCCACAGCAACGCATTATTAATTTAGGCGCCAACATTAAATTCTAA
- a CDS encoding RagB/SusD family nutrient uptake outer membrane protein — translation MNNKSIYISLLGLSLFSMSIVGCKKEFLNVEPTDRISTAAIETDTAVFEAYVTNRYIASRLQDKEGDGSSPGFGRGFEYSMWSSFTDESIYNNDDATWLIQRGQLAPENLGSAGVYWGRSYKSIRECNYALEVLSKISMSAAHKKQLVAELKFIKAFRYQDLIRNYGGVVLMGDKVTNLTDNLQDPALFQRASIKECIDYVAAQLDQAATDLPLDNSSSWMVGRATKGAALALKSRLLLYAASPLYNAGTWQAAVTAAQAVISLNKYGIYTGGYGNLFLTDQSNEIIFARLFTKNANHTHLEIANGPNGYGGWGGNLPMQNLVDDYEMANGKPITDPTSGYDSNEPYKGRDPRFAATILYNGAAYRERNVETFIPGGKDSKDGIDNWNTTKTGYYLKKFMNNAYPLQNPWGNAGFQPWIYFRYAEILLNYAEAANEAYGPDAVPAGSTLSARQAINMVRARPDVNMPALAVGLTQTQMRDAVRYERRVELAFEEHRFYDVRRWKIADVTENKPAAGVIVTKTATGFTYTPKVALDGRKFETKHYWFPIPRAEILASGGKLQQNPGY, via the coding sequence ATGAATAACAAATCAATATATATATCACTTTTAGGCCTGTCTCTTTTCTCTATGAGTATTGTGGGCTGTAAAAAAGAATTTTTAAATGTAGAACCAACAGATAGGATTTCTACAGCTGCTATAGAAACCGACACCGCTGTTTTTGAAGCATACGTAACCAACCGTTATATCGCCAGCAGATTACAGGATAAAGAGGGCGATGGTTCTTCGCCGGGTTTCGGCAGAGGTTTTGAATATAGTATGTGGAGCTCATTTACTGATGAATCTATTTATAATAACGATGATGCCACCTGGTTGATCCAAAGGGGACAGCTGGCTCCGGAAAATTTAGGTAGTGCTGGTGTGTATTGGGGAAGGAGTTACAAAAGCATCAGAGAATGTAATTATGCGCTCGAAGTGCTCAGTAAAATTAGCATGAGTGCAGCACATAAAAAACAACTGGTTGCAGAACTTAAGTTTATTAAAGCTTTCCGTTATCAGGATTTGATCCGGAATTATGGAGGTGTAGTTTTGATGGGAGATAAGGTTACCAACCTGACCGATAATTTGCAGGATCCGGCTTTGTTTCAACGTGCCTCGATTAAAGAATGTATAGATTATGTGGCAGCTCAGCTAGACCAGGCTGCAACAGATTTACCTTTGGATAATAGCAGCAGCTGGATGGTAGGAAGGGCAACTAAAGGCGCAGCACTTGCGCTAAAATCCCGCTTACTTTTATATGCAGCAAGTCCATTGTATAATGCTGGTACCTGGCAGGCGGCTGTTACGGCAGCCCAGGCCGTTATTTCTTTAAATAAATATGGAATATATACTGGCGGTTATGGAAATTTATTCTTAACCGACCAAAGTAATGAAATTATCTTTGCGAGGTTGTTTACCAAAAATGCAAATCACACCCATTTGGAAATTGCTAACGGCCCAAACGGTTATGGTGGTTGGGGTGGAAATCTCCCTATGCAAAACCTGGTTGACGATTACGAAATGGCCAATGGAAAACCGATTACCGACCCTACCTCTGGTTACGATAGCAATGAACCTTACAAAGGCCGTGACCCTCGTTTTGCAGCAACTATTTTATACAATGGCGCAGCATACCGCGAGCGTAATGTAGAAACCTTTATTCCGGGAGGAAAAGACAGTAAAGATGGAATTGACAACTGGAATACCACAAAAACCGGATATTACCTTAAAAAATTCATGAATAATGCCTATCCATTGCAAAACCCCTGGGGCAATGCAGGTTTTCAGCCCTGGATCTATTTTAGATATGCAGAAATTTTGCTTAATTATGCCGAAGCTGCAAACGAAGCTTATGGCCCAGATGCTGTTCCGGCCGGATCAACACTATCGGCAAGACAAGCCATCAACATGGTGAGGGCAAGACCTGATGTGAATATGCCTGCACTGGCTGTTGGACTTACCCAGACACAAATGCGCGATGCGGTTCGTTATGAGCGCAGGGTAGAACTTGCTTTCGAAGAACATCGCTTTTACGATGTAAGGAGATGGAAAATTGCAGATGTAACTGAAAACAAACCTGCTGCCGGAGTAATTGTTACCAAAACAGCTACTGGATTTACATATACACCGAAAGTTGCTTTAGATGGGCGTAAGTTTGAAACCAAACATTATTGGTTTCCCATCCCTCGGGCAGAGATTTTAGCTTCAGGTGGAAAATTACAGCAAAACCCGGGTTATTAA
- a CDS encoding glycoside hydrolase has protein sequence MKPYQHLDRLFVCLAMFFYGGTAFAQEVVKIEIDPSITFQTMEGFGASDAWTCQFAGLWPAAKKDKMADLLFSTQTTKTGQPLGIGLNMWRFSIGGGSAAQGKASDIGDEWRRQYAFLQPDGRYDWNAMPGQTWFLKAAKTRGVKQFIGFVNSPNVLFTKNGKAYSTDGNCNLNFNKLPEFSADLVATINGIKKTTGIELDYLSPANEPQWKWNEHNQEGCPYNNTELAQLYKGVNDAFAKNKIKTKIQIGEAGQLDYLYDNGNTTKGNQVYQFFNASSPNYVGNLSNIDQSISAHSYFTTSPEQKFINTRIKTAEAVARIKGLRYWMSEYCVLGDDVLKGEKRDLGMVTALFIAKLIHHDLVLSNATSWQWWLAVSTGDYKDGLVYIDQNKTDGQVYESKMLWALGNYSRFIKEGSKRLQVKMLNEKAAPVYVSSYLQNKKMVTVAVNTTDTDVDLDVEVKGRLQNSVQTYVTSAEYSLAPYKQYTNTKKIRIPAKSVTTVLSD, from the coding sequence ATGAAGCCATATCAACATCTTGATCGTTTGTTTGTCTGCCTGGCCATGTTTTTTTATGGCGGAACTGCTTTTGCACAAGAAGTTGTAAAAATTGAAATCGATCCGTCCATCACATTCCAGACCATGGAAGGCTTTGGTGCTTCTGATGCATGGACTTGTCAGTTTGCCGGATTATGGCCTGCAGCGAAAAAGGATAAGATGGCTGATTTACTTTTTAGTACCCAAACTACAAAAACGGGTCAGCCCCTGGGTATTGGCCTTAATATGTGGCGTTTCAGCATTGGTGGTGGCAGTGCCGCCCAAGGTAAGGCAAGCGATATTGGCGACGAATGGCGTCGTCAGTACGCTTTTCTGCAGCCAGATGGTCGTTATGACTGGAACGCAATGCCAGGACAAACCTGGTTTTTAAAAGCTGCTAAAACCCGTGGCGTAAAACAGTTTATCGGCTTTGTAAATAGTCCAAATGTACTTTTCACCAAAAACGGAAAAGCATACTCTACCGATGGTAACTGCAACCTGAATTTTAATAAACTTCCCGAATTTTCTGCCGATCTGGTAGCTACAATTAATGGAATAAAAAAAACAACTGGCATAGAACTGGATTACCTCAGTCCTGCAAATGAGCCACAGTGGAAATGGAATGAGCACAATCAGGAAGGCTGTCCTTATAACAATACCGAATTGGCCCAGCTTTATAAAGGTGTAAATGATGCATTTGCTAAAAATAAGATCAAAACCAAAATACAGATAGGAGAGGCAGGGCAACTCGATTATTTATATGATAATGGAAATACCACAAAGGGAAATCAGGTATATCAGTTCTTTAATGCTTCATCTCCTAATTATGTAGGCAACCTTTCCAATATAGATCAATCAATTTCTGCTCATAGTTATTTTACCACAAGTCCTGAACAAAAATTTATTAATACCCGTATAAAAACAGCAGAAGCAGTAGCCCGGATAAAAGGTTTAAGGTATTGGATGTCTGAATATTGTGTGCTTGGTGATGATGTGCTTAAGGGCGAGAAACGTGACCTGGGCATGGTAACCGCTTTGTTTATTGCAAAGTTGATCCACCATGATCTTGTTTTGTCAAATGCTACATCATGGCAATGGTGGCTGGCGGTATCAACCGGCGATTACAAGGATGGTCTGGTTTATATCGATCAAAATAAAACCGACGGGCAAGTGTACGAGAGCAAAATGTTATGGGCTTTAGGCAATTACAGCCGTTTTATAAAAGAGGGAAGTAAACGCCTTCAGGTTAAAATGTTAAACGAAAAAGCTGCCCCGGTTTATGTATCATCCTACTTGCAGAATAAAAAGATGGTAACCGTAGCCGTTAACACTACTGATACTGATGTGGATCTTGATGTGGAAGTTAAAGGACGGCTGCAAAATTCGGTTCAAACCTATGTTACTTCTGCTGAATATAGTTTGGCGCCTTATAAACAATATACAAACACTAAAAAAATCCGCATTCCGGCTAAATCGGTTACCACTGTGCTCAGTGATTAA